In the Prochlorococcus sp. MIT 1307 genome, one interval contains:
- a CDS encoding phosphotransacetylase family protein, whose translation MGRTLMIGSCEPFSGKSAFVLGIARQLLAANQEIRLGKPLATSLEFEVDYEDFSSEKPLIDDDVRFIGETLGLSEQQLIPSLAHLAPASADQRLANSDVNAGSSLDLLRERLDIPFDGINILEAAGSLHEGLVYGLSLGQLARGLNAQVILVHLWQDSCSVDALLAAKEQLGDNLVGIVLNAVNPDDVQALQSSLVPSLEALGFRVLGVMPRSPLLRSVTVGELVRRLEARILCCSERVELMVETLSIGAMSVNSAMEFFRKRRNMAVVTGADRTDIQLAALEASTQCLILTGAGEPLLQLIHRAEELEVPLLKVDHDTLSTVEVIEQAFGHVRLHEAVKASYAFRLVEEHCDLNRLFSTLGILSKSPKHC comes from the coding sequence ATGGGTAGGACCTTAATGATCGGATCTTGTGAGCCTTTTAGCGGCAAATCGGCATTCGTTTTGGGAATTGCAAGGCAGCTTTTGGCGGCTAATCAAGAGATTCGTCTTGGGAAGCCATTGGCGACAAGCCTTGAATTCGAAGTTGATTATGAGGACTTCTCTAGTGAGAAACCACTCATTGATGATGATGTTCGCTTTATTGGGGAAACTCTTGGCTTATCAGAACAACAGCTAATTCCTTCTCTCGCCCATCTGGCTCCCGCTTCAGCTGACCAACGTCTTGCCAATTCTGATGTGAATGCAGGGTCAAGCTTGGATCTTTTACGGGAAAGATTGGATATACCCTTTGATGGCATAAATATTCTTGAGGCGGCTGGAAGCCTTCATGAGGGATTGGTTTATGGTCTAAGCCTTGGGCAATTAGCGCGAGGTTTAAATGCACAAGTAATACTTGTGCATTTATGGCAGGACAGTTGTAGCGTTGATGCCTTATTGGCGGCGAAGGAACAGCTTGGCGACAATTTGGTTGGCATTGTTTTGAATGCTGTTAACCCTGATGATGTTCAAGCTCTGCAAAGTTCTCTTGTCCCTTCATTGGAGGCTCTTGGTTTTCGAGTACTTGGTGTAATGCCACGTTCTCCTTTGCTTAGAAGTGTCACTGTCGGCGAGTTAGTTAGGCGACTGGAAGCACGAATTTTATGTTGCTCTGAAAGAGTTGAATTAATGGTGGAGACATTAAGTATCGGAGCAATGAGTGTGAATTCTGCTATGGAGTTTTTTCGTAAGAGAAGAAATATGGCTGTTGTAACAGGGGCTGACCGGACAGATATTCAACTTGCAGCTTTAGAAGCTTCTACGCAGTGCTTAATTCTCACTGGAGCTGGTGAACCATTACTGCAGCTGATTCATAGGGCGGAAGAGCTCGAGGTCCCATTGCTAAAGGTCGACCATGACACTCTTTCTACTGTTGAAGTGATTGAGCAGGCATTTGGTCATGTTCGTTTACATGAAGCAGTCAAAGCAAGCTACGCTTTTCGATTGGTTGAAGAACACTGTGATTTGAATCGACTGTTTTCAACCCTTGGAATACTCTCAAAAAGTCCTAAGCACTGCTAG
- the gltX gene encoding glutamate--tRNA ligase gives MRVRLAPSPTGTLHIGTARTALYNWLFASRKKGQFLLRIEDTDKERSKTEYTTNILEGLEWLGIEWEGSPIIQSERIQEHRDAIQSLLDTGAAYRCYATDAEIEAMREDQRNQGKAPRYDNRHRNLSPDQESKFISEGREAVIRFKIEDETFITWDDLVRGQMRWNASDLGGDMVIARRASAMEIGAPLYNLVVVVDDAAMEITHVIRGEDHLANTAKQLLLYKALGLNTPQFAHTPLILNQEGRKLSKRDGVTSISQFKEMGYTAEAMANYMTLLGWSAPEGMTERFTIQEASSVFNFDRVNKAGAKFDWDKLNWLNSQVIHSWSPDVLLDALKPLLTQEGWLLPEHEWCISLMELIGPSLTLLTDGVKQSRPFFEKPVLEKDAINQLEKEGAKQALKCLLDHLNQDPWDGIQLDQAKELLAKSAKSANVKKGLIMKSLRAGLLGCMQGPDLMSSWSLLARIGKDSERLTSCI, from the coding sequence GTGAGAGTAAGGCTGGCTCCTAGTCCCACAGGAACACTACATATAGGGACAGCCAGAACAGCTCTATATAACTGGCTCTTTGCTTCGCGCAAAAAAGGACAATTTCTTCTGCGAATAGAGGATACAGATAAGGAAAGGTCTAAAACTGAATATACAACCAACATCCTCGAAGGACTCGAGTGGCTTGGTATTGAATGGGAAGGTTCGCCAATTATTCAAAGTGAGCGCATACAAGAACATCGAGATGCAATTCAATCATTGCTAGATACTGGGGCGGCATATCGCTGTTATGCCACTGACGCCGAGATTGAAGCCATGCGAGAAGATCAAAGAAATCAAGGGAAAGCACCTCGTTATGACAATCGGCATCGAAACCTAAGTCCCGATCAGGAGTCAAAATTTATTTCAGAAGGTAGGGAGGCTGTTATACGTTTCAAAATCGAGGATGAAACATTTATCACATGGGATGACCTTGTACGCGGTCAAATGCGTTGGAATGCTTCAGATCTCGGTGGTGACATGGTAATTGCCCGTCGCGCCTCTGCGATGGAAATTGGAGCACCTCTTTATAACCTTGTTGTAGTGGTAGATGATGCTGCCATGGAAATTACTCATGTAATACGCGGAGAAGACCACCTAGCAAATACAGCTAAACAACTTCTTCTCTATAAAGCTCTCGGTTTAAATACCCCACAATTTGCACACACCCCATTAATCCTTAACCAAGAGGGACGAAAACTTTCCAAGCGAGATGGAGTTACTTCAATAAGCCAATTCAAAGAAATGGGTTATACAGCCGAAGCAATGGCTAACTACATGACTTTGCTGGGTTGGTCGGCACCTGAAGGTATGACTGAAAGATTCACAATCCAAGAAGCCTCAAGTGTCTTTAACTTTGATCGAGTCAATAAAGCCGGCGCCAAATTCGACTGGGATAAACTGAACTGGCTAAATTCGCAAGTCATTCATAGTTGGTCTCCTGACGTCCTCCTAGATGCATTAAAACCGCTATTAACTCAAGAAGGCTGGTTATTGCCTGAACATGAATGGTGCATTTCCCTGATGGAACTTATTGGTCCATCCCTGACTTTATTAACAGATGGTGTCAAGCAAAGTCGGCCCTTCTTTGAGAAACCAGTTCTAGAAAAAGATGCAATCAATCAGCTTGAAAAAGAAGGTGCCAAGCAAGCTCTCAAATGCCTACTAGACCATCTCAACCAAGATCCATGGGATGGAATCCAGCTTGATCAAGCTAAGGAGCTTCTTGCTAAATCAGCCAAATCCGCAAATGTAAAAAAAGGTCTAATCATGAAAAGCCTTAGGGCAGGATTACTTGGCTGCATGCAAGGTCCTGACCTAATGAGCAGTTGGAGCTTGTTAGCCCGCATCGGCAAAGACTCAGAGCGACTTACTAGCTGTATCTAG
- the map gene encoding type I methionyl aminopeptidase has translation MNLFADLIASSSSSPKKGEGPRIQKRRGVEIKSAREVKIMRKASKIVATVLREIDLMVEPGMTTGDLDKYAESRIREMGATPSFKGYQGFPASICASINEEVVHGIPSSKRLINSGDLLKVDTGAFYDGYHGDSCITICVGEVSEAARELSRVAQDALMTGLGQIKPNNTLLDIAGAIEDLVKENGFSVVEDYTGHGVGRNLHEEPSVFNFRTNELPNVTLRPGMTLAVEPIINNGSKFCRTLRDGWTVVTQDGDLSAQWEHTIVVTSDGCEILTDRG, from the coding sequence ATGAACCTCTTTGCCGATTTAATTGCTTCTAGTTCATCTTCTCCAAAAAAAGGGGAGGGTCCTCGAATTCAAAAAAGACGAGGAGTAGAGATCAAATCAGCTAGAGAAGTCAAAATAATGCGTAAGGCGAGCAAAATTGTTGCGACTGTCTTGCGAGAGATTGATTTGATGGTCGAGCCAGGTATGACTACTGGAGATCTTGATAAGTATGCTGAAAGCCGTATAAGAGAAATGGGAGCCACCCCAAGCTTTAAGGGATATCAAGGTTTTCCTGCAAGTATTTGTGCAAGTATTAATGAAGAGGTCGTACATGGTATCCCTAGCTCTAAGCGGTTAATAAACTCTGGTGATCTCCTAAAGGTGGATACAGGTGCTTTTTATGATGGATATCATGGCGATAGTTGCATCACTATTTGTGTAGGAGAGGTTTCAGAGGCTGCCAGGGAGTTAAGTCGAGTTGCACAAGATGCATTGATGACTGGACTTGGTCAAATCAAGCCAAATAACACTCTTTTGGATATTGCAGGTGCGATTGAAGATTTAGTTAAAGAAAATGGCTTCAGTGTCGTTGAAGATTACACAGGTCATGGTGTAGGAAGAAATTTACATGAAGAGCCTTCAGTCTTTAATTTCAGAACAAATGAATTGCCTAATGTCACTTTGCGACCTGGAATGACATTGGCTGTTGAGCCGATTATCAATAATGGGAGTAAGTTTTGTCGAACACTTCGTGATGGTTGGACGGTTGTAACTCAAGATGGAGATTTATCAGCACAATGGGAACATACGATTGTTGTAACCTCTGACGGTTGCGAAATACTTACAGATCGAGGCTAA
- the rplS gene encoding 50S ribosomal protein L19, with amino-acid sequence MAADSKDTSIIEEPNQEPSKEEESTTSQKNAPSQIGAKSEKLSGADLIREFEAAQQKSKLPEIYVGDTVRVGVRISEGNKERVQPYEGVVIAKRHGGLNETITVRRIFQGIGVERVFMLHSPQVASLKVERRGKVRRAKLFYLRERVGKATRVKQRFDR; translated from the coding sequence ATGGCAGCTGATTCGAAAGACACCTCAATTATTGAGGAACCAAATCAAGAGCCCTCTAAAGAAGAAGAAAGCACAACCTCACAAAAAAATGCTCCATCTCAAATAGGAGCAAAAAGTGAGAAATTGAGTGGTGCTGATCTAATTCGTGAGTTCGAAGCCGCACAACAAAAAAGTAAACTTCCTGAAATTTACGTAGGGGATACTGTTCGCGTAGGTGTTCGAATAAGCGAAGGGAACAAAGAACGCGTCCAGCCCTATGAGGGTGTAGTGATTGCAAAAAGACATGGTGGTCTAAATGAAACCATTACCGTGCGGAGGATTTTTCAAGGAATTGGCGTTGAAAGAGTCTTCATGCTTCATAGCCCTCAGGTCGCATCCTTAAAGGTTGAACGTCGCGGTAAAGTAAGGAGGGCGAAGCTTTTCTATCTGCGGGAACGGGTGGGCAAGGCCACTCGCGTGAAGCAGCGCTTCGACCGTTGA
- a CDS encoding DNA recombination-mediator protein A, whose translation MSRSLDLPSLDRVDTLAQELALLQDKGKRRIAFLGSRHVPVVSMHLVELIARSLAQEGHSIITSGSQGVNAAVIRGVLDVDPSLLTVLLPQSLERQSFEIRDQLSHVLHLIEKADNDDLPLPIASSLCNQEIISRCDQLICFAFHDSETLLTSCHSAEEMGKVVSLMFFD comes from the coding sequence TTGAGTCGCTCCCTGGATCTCCCGTCCTTAGATCGAGTAGATACTCTTGCTCAAGAATTGGCCTTGTTGCAAGACAAGGGGAAGAGGCGAATAGCTTTTCTTGGTAGTCGCCATGTGCCCGTTGTATCAATGCATCTTGTTGAGCTAATTGCTCGTTCTTTGGCACAAGAAGGACATTCAATTATTACTTCAGGATCTCAAGGCGTTAATGCTGCTGTAATAAGAGGCGTTTTGGATGTTGACCCATCACTTCTTACTGTTTTATTGCCTCAGAGTCTTGAAAGACAAAGCTTTGAAATAAGAGATCAACTTTCTCATGTTTTACACTTGATTGAAAAGGCTGATAATGATGATTTACCGCTGCCTATTGCAAGCAGCCTTTGTAATCAAGAAATAATAAGTCGATGCGATCAGTTGATATGTTTTGCTTTTCACGATAGTGAGACACTGCTGACAAGTTGTCATAGTGCAGAGGAAATGGGAAAAGTTGTTAGCTTGATGTTCTTTGACTGA
- a CDS encoding SDR family oxidoreductase, giving the protein MNQKPQKNLESFTNSTEAPINNRWHQCRVGITGASGSLGQALSKRLKEKGAFVVGLTHGTIPDPQASITKPNQWVNWKCGEEKSLQPTLAKLNILILNHGINPKGLQSTKALNEALEVNALSTWRLIEQFENSVENDENDLNPREIWINTSEAEIQPALSPAYEVSKRLIGQLVSIKWNNLNNSQRKGLKIRKLILGPFLSELNPIGIMSANFVANQVIRQVELGLSLIIVTPNPITYIFVPLTEMIRAIYSFLIRKIYPSKENNSINIKS; this is encoded by the coding sequence ATGAATCAAAAGCCTCAAAAGAATCTTGAAAGCTTCACAAATTCCACAGAGGCACCCATCAACAATCGCTGGCACCAATGCCGTGTAGGAATTACAGGAGCAAGTGGGAGCCTAGGGCAAGCTCTATCTAAAAGATTAAAAGAAAAAGGCGCTTTCGTTGTTGGACTAACTCACGGCACTATTCCTGACCCACAGGCCTCAATAACAAAACCTAATCAATGGGTAAACTGGAAATGTGGAGAAGAGAAGTCCCTTCAGCCAACACTAGCGAAACTAAATATTCTTATTTTGAATCACGGAATCAATCCAAAAGGCCTTCAAAGCACAAAAGCACTAAATGAAGCTCTTGAAGTCAATGCATTAAGTACTTGGCGCTTAATTGAACAATTTGAGAACTCCGTTGAAAATGATGAGAATGATTTAAATCCCAGAGAAATATGGATAAACACTTCAGAGGCTGAGATACAGCCGGCTCTTAGCCCTGCATACGAAGTAAGTAAAAGACTAATTGGACAACTAGTAAGTATTAAGTGGAACAATTTAAATAACAGCCAGCGTAAAGGACTAAAGATTCGCAAACTGATACTTGGTCCATTTCTATCAGAACTAAATCCAATAGGAATTATGAGTGCAAATTTTGTAGCAAATCAAGTTATTAGGCAGGTTGAACTCGGCTTATCTTTGATAATAGTCACACCAAATCCCATTACTTATATCTTCGTACCTTTAACGGAAATGATAAGGGCAATTTATTCTTTTCTTATTAGAAAAATTTACCCAAGCAAAGAAAATAATTCGATCAATATAAAAAGTTAG
- a CDS encoding hyperconserved protein Hcp, with protein MELDLQPGDVVKVLESAALGWVRARVIRVKSGGRVVVQSDQGREFTARGNQVRLIEPAGFRP; from the coding sequence ATGGAGTTAGATCTTCAACCTGGTGATGTCGTGAAGGTACTCGAGTCTGCCGCTCTTGGCTGGGTTCGAGCACGAGTAATCAGAGTTAAATCTGGTGGTCGAGTGGTCGTGCAAAGCGATCAAGGCCGTGAGTTCACAGCTCGAGGCAATCAGGTTCGCCTGATAGAACCTGCTGGATTTCGTCCATGA